One Candidatus Binatia bacterium genomic window, TCGGCGGCGTATCGAGGGGCGGGGCCGCAAAGCCGCTCGCCAGGCTGCCCCTCGATACGCCCCTGAGAAAACGGGGCTACTCGGGGCGAACGGGAAGCGTCGTACGGAATACGTCGCCGTAATTGTGCCCATCACTACTAAGCTGTTGCCAGGATCGCCAACGACAAGCAATGAATAACGAACGACGAACTCATTACGTGGAGGCACATTCATGGCAGACGAGCTCTGGCAACGTGGTGCGGCGGATCTGGTAGGGGCGATTCGGAAGAAGGAGGTATCGAGCCGCGAGGTGCTCGAAGGACATCTGGCGCGGGTTGCGGCGGTGAACCCGCGGCTCAACGCGATTACCGAGGTCATGGCCGGCGAAGCTCGGGCGGCCGCAGATGCGGCCGATGCGGCACTGGCCCACGGCGACGCCGTCGGTCCCCTGCACGGCGTGCCGATCAGCGTGAAGGTTAATATCGACGTTGCCGGCACCGCCACCACGTCGGGCATGCCGGCATTTGCGGACGATCGACCGGCCGGCGACGCGCCGCTGGTGGCGCGGCTCCGGGCCGCAGGCGCGATTCCGTTTGCACGGACCAACATGCCCGACCTCGGCCTGCGCTGGCATACCGACAGCTCGCTGCACGGCGTGACCCTCAACCCGTGGGACCGTACGCGCACACCGGGCGGCTCCAGCGGCGGCGAGGCGGCGGCCATTGCCACCGGCATGAGTCCGCTCGGCATCGGCAACGACGTCGGCGGTTCGGTACGCTGGCCCTCGCAGTGCTGCGGCACGGTGGCGCTGCGGCCCACCCTGGGCCGGATGCCCCATTACGATTCCACCATACCGCTGGAAGTCCCGGTCGCGTTCCGCATGTTTCTCACCGACGGTCCGATCGCGCGGCACGTTCGCGATCTGCAGCTCGCCCTCGCTGTCGCCGGAGGAGCCTCGCCTTACGATCCCTGGTCGCTCGCTCCGGCGCCGGGAGCCGTGCGGGCGCCGCTGCGCATCGCCGTCACCGCCGACCCGGGCGGTCTCGGTTGCGATGCCGCCATCGCCGCCGGCGTGCGCAAGGCCGCCGATTTGCTGCGCGACGCCGGCGCCGTCGTCGAAACGATCGACCCGCCGGCGGTCGCCGAAGCGCATGAGCTGTGGGGCATGCTGCTCGGCGCCGAAACGCGTACGCTGATCGTTCCGATCGCGCAGGCCATGGTCTCTGCCGATGCAATGGCGGTAATCGAATTCATGCTCGCCGGCTTCCCGCCCGTCGACCTGGTGGCCTACATGGAGGGCCTTTCCCGGCGCTCGCGCATAGCCCGCGAATGGGCGCTCTTTTTCGAGCGCTACGACGTCGTCCTCGGCCCGGTCGGCTGCAAGCCGCCGTTCCCGGTAGGCTACGATCTGACCGCCGCCGGAATGAACGACATCATGACCAGCATGCGGCTGGTAACGACGTGCAACCTGCTCGGCCTGCCGGTCGCTGTGGTTCCCGTCGGGGTCGCAGACGGTCTGCCGCAGGCTGTACAGCTCATCGGTGGGCGTTACCGGGAAGATAACTGCCTGGCGGCCGCGCAGCTCATCGAGGATCGCTGCGACACCATCACTCCCATCGAGCCACGCCTCACGTGAGCTGCCGCTGCCGCGCGGACGAATCCGGTGCACCTGGCTTCAAACCACCACTTCGCGGCGACGGGCCAGCAGCGCGCACAGAAAGGTGAGGACCGCTCCCGGGCCTTCGAGTCGGCAGCGGGCCCAGGTCGGCTTCTCCAAAGGCCCGACGCGAACCGTCACCGCAGCGGCCGGCAAACGGCGAAAAGCGTCCTCGTCGGTCTCGTCGTCGCCGACGTAAACGGCTTCCTCCCCGGGTTCGAGCAGAGTCAGCACGGCCGAGCCTTTGTCGCCGCGTTCCGGCCGGATCTCGACCACCTCGTGACCGTAGACGACGCGCAGGGCCAGCCCCTCGCGCTGCGCGGCTTCCGCTTCCTCCTCCGCCAGCGCGCGCATCGTATCGCCGTCGCGCTCGCTGGCGAGTCGATAGTGGCACGCCAGCGCCAGACCTTTGTCTTCGATCAGCACGCCGCGCAGGCCCCCCACCCGATCGAGCAGCCGCCGGCGTATGTCCGCAATGCCGGTGCGGACGGCGTCCAGATCGAGCGGCACGGTCAGGGGCTCCCCGGGGCACTGCCGCTCGAGGCCGTGCACGCCGAGGTAATATGCGCTGGCGACCTCCAGTCGGGTTCGTATGTCCTCCACCGTGCGCCCGGTTACGATGGCGACCCGCACCCGGGGCAGCAGGGCGAGTTCGGAGAGAACCGTCGCAACCCCGGGTAGCGGTGCCGCCGCATCGGGGGTCGGCGCAATCGGCGCCAGCGTGCCGTCGAAGTCGACGCAACACAGCAGCGGCCCGCCTCCCACGCGCATCGCCAACTCTACCGGGTCGTCGTAGCCGTTCATGTCCGCGTTACCGTAGCCGCGCCGAGGACCGAGACCCGGCGGAGCGCTGCGACGCTCGGGCATCAATCGAGCCGCACGATGCGCTCGCCCTTGTGATCGAGGAACAGAAACAGCAGCAAGTACTCGCGCAGGTGACGGGTCAGCAAGTAGTTCACGCGCACGTGCTCGCGCCCGTTCTCTCCTAACCGGCGCGCGAAGTCAGGCGCATTCAGAAGCTGTTTGATCCAGAAGGCCGTCCCTTCGACCGTGTGCGTGAGTATGCCGCTGTAGCGGTGGGTTATCTGCAGCGGAATGCCGCCGACCGCGCCGGCGATCACCGGCTTCGCTTTCCACAATGCCTCGCTCACGGTAAGCCCGAAGCCTTCCTTCAGCGATTTCTGCAGAATGATGGTCGACGCCCGTTGCAGAGCGTTGATCTCGATGTTGGCCGTCGGCGGGAGTTCCAGCACGTGTATGTCGGTGTCGTGCTCCGCCGCGGTCCGCACGCTCTGCAGCACCTCGGCGCCTTCCGGGTCGTCGGTCGCGCTACCGCCCGCCAGCACCAGGCGGCAGTCGTTATAACGGCGAGCGAGCTTGAAGGCCTGGATCACGCCGACCGGGTCCTTCAGGC contains:
- the otsB gene encoding trehalose-phosphatase yields the protein MPERRSAPPGLGPRRGYGNADMNGYDDPVELAMRVGGGPLLCCVDFDGTLAPIAPTPDAAAPLPGVATVLSELALLPRVRVAIVTGRTVEDIRTRLEVASAYYLGVHGLERQCPGEPLTVPLDLDAVRTGIADIRRRLLDRVGGLRGVLIEDKGLALACHYRLASERDGDTMRALAEEEAEAAQREGLALRVVYGHEVVEIRPERGDKGSAVLTLLEPGEEAVYVGDDETDEDAFRRLPAAAVTVRVGPLEKPTWARCRLEGPGAVLTFLCALLARRREVVV